Proteins encoded in a region of the Salvia miltiorrhiza cultivar Shanhuang (shh) unplaced genomic scaffold, IMPLAD_Smil_shh original_scaffold_180_2, whole genome shotgun sequence genome:
- the LOC131003250 gene encoding F-box protein PP2-A15 isoform X2, with product MGASLSNLGENGSGSGGPGLGDIPESCVACVFLYLSPPEICNLARLNRAFRGAASSDAVWEAKLPSNYHHLLQLLSHPGVCENLSKKDIFAFLARPNPLDDGNKLVWVDRYAGRVCMSISAKGMSITGIEDRRYWNWIPTEESRFNVVAYLQQVWWFEVDGSVTFPFPPDIYTLSFRIHLGRFSRRLGRRISHFDHTHGWDIKPVRFELSTSDGQHASSECFLDETPEDDANGSYKRGCWIEYKVGQFLVNESDPPTEVKFSMKQIDCTHSKGGLCVDSVSIMPSELKERRRGGTLK from the exons ATGGGGGCATCATTGTCGAATTTGGGGGAAAACGGGTCGGGCAGCGGCGGACCGGGTCTGGGGGATATACCGGAGAGCTGCGTGGCGTGCGTGTTTCTCTACCTCTCGCCGCCGGAGATATGCAATTTAGCTCGCCTGAACCGCGCCTTCCGCGGTGCCGCCTCGTCCGACGCCGTATGGGAGGCAAAGCTCCCCTCCAATTACCACCACCTCCTCCAGCTTCTATCGCATCCCGGCGTTTGTGAAAACCTCTCCAAGAAGGACATTTTTGCCTTCCTCGCACGCCCTAACCCCCTCGACGACGGCAACAAG TTGGTATGGGTGGACAGATATGCTGGGAGAGTTTGCATGTCAATATCAGCTAAGGGAATGTCAATCACTGGCATCGAGGACAGGAGATATTGGAATTGGATTCCTACCGAAGAATCCAG ATTTAACGTTGTAGCATATTTGCAGCAAGTATGGTGGTTTGAAGTTGATGGCTCTGTAACGTTCCCTTTCCCACCAGATATATACACTCTGTCATTTAGGATACACCTCGGAAGATTTTCTAGGAGATTGGGGCGTCGTATCTCCCACTTCGATCACACTCATGGCTGGGATATCAAGCCCGTACGGTTCGAGTTGTCTACATCAGATGGCCAACACGCATCAAGCGAGTGCTTCTTAGATGAAACGCCAGAGGATGATGCTAATGGAAGTTACAAACGGGGTTGCTGGATCGAGTACAAGGTGGGTCAGTTCCTAGTCAACGAGTCGGATCCACCCACCGAGGTAAAGTTCTCGATGAAACAAATCGACTGCACACATTCGAAAGGCGGGCTCTGCGTGGATTCGGTGTCGATCATGCCGAGCGAGCTGAAAGAACGTAGAAGAGGAGGGACTTTGAAGTGA
- the LOC131003250 gene encoding F-box protein PP2-A15 isoform X1, whose amino-acid sequence MGASLSNLGENGSGSGGPGLGDIPESCVACVFLYLSPPEICNLARLNRAFRGAASSDAVWEAKLPSNYHHLLQLLSHPGVCENLSKKDIFAFLARPNPLDDGNKARPRCICAFSTLVWVDRYAGRVCMSISAKGMSITGIEDRRYWNWIPTEESRFNVVAYLQQVWWFEVDGSVTFPFPPDIYTLSFRIHLGRFSRRLGRRISHFDHTHGWDIKPVRFELSTSDGQHASSECFLDETPEDDANGSYKRGCWIEYKVGQFLVNESDPPTEVKFSMKQIDCTHSKGGLCVDSVSIMPSELKERRRGGTLK is encoded by the exons ATGGGGGCATCATTGTCGAATTTGGGGGAAAACGGGTCGGGCAGCGGCGGACCGGGTCTGGGGGATATACCGGAGAGCTGCGTGGCGTGCGTGTTTCTCTACCTCTCGCCGCCGGAGATATGCAATTTAGCTCGCCTGAACCGCGCCTTCCGCGGTGCCGCCTCGTCCGACGCCGTATGGGAGGCAAAGCTCCCCTCCAATTACCACCACCTCCTCCAGCTTCTATCGCATCCCGGCGTTTGTGAAAACCTCTCCAAGAAGGACATTTTTGCCTTCCTCGCACGCCCTAACCCCCTCGACGACGGCAACAAGGCACGTCCTCGATGTATTTGCGCTTTTTCGACT TTGGTATGGGTGGACAGATATGCTGGGAGAGTTTGCATGTCAATATCAGCTAAGGGAATGTCAATCACTGGCATCGAGGACAGGAGATATTGGAATTGGATTCCTACCGAAGAATCCAG ATTTAACGTTGTAGCATATTTGCAGCAAGTATGGTGGTTTGAAGTTGATGGCTCTGTAACGTTCCCTTTCCCACCAGATATATACACTCTGTCATTTAGGATACACCTCGGAAGATTTTCTAGGAGATTGGGGCGTCGTATCTCCCACTTCGATCACACTCATGGCTGGGATATCAAGCCCGTACGGTTCGAGTTGTCTACATCAGATGGCCAACACGCATCAAGCGAGTGCTTCTTAGATGAAACGCCAGAGGATGATGCTAATGGAAGTTACAAACGGGGTTGCTGGATCGAGTACAAGGTGGGTCAGTTCCTAGTCAACGAGTCGGATCCACCCACCGAGGTAAAGTTCTCGATGAAACAAATCGACTGCACACATTCGAAAGGCGGGCTCTGCGTGGATTCGGTGTCGATCATGCCGAGCGAGCTGAAAGAACGTAGAAGAGGAGGGACTTTGAAGTGA